A stretch of Treponema vincentii F0403 DNA encodes these proteins:
- a CDS encoding sodium ion-translocating decarboxylase subunit beta — translation MEFIKIIGTMMQQSGFAALTWQQLVMFVISFVLIYLAIVKQFEPLLLLPIAFGMFLTNLPLADLMKEADPWYASGVLRIIYSGIKSNLFPCLIFMGIGAMTDFGPLIANPISLLLGAAAQFGIYITFMAASALPIFTAKQAAAIAIIGGADGPTSIYIANNLAPELLAPIAVAAYSYMALIPLIQPPIMKLLTTKKERAVKMKQLRKVSKTEKIVFPIGTVLFTALLLPSVAPLLGMLMLGNIFRESGVVQRLSDTAQNALINIVTIMLGVTVGATANGELFLRVQTISIIFMGLFAFCMSTVGGILLGKLLYVVTGGKINPLIGSAGVSAVPMAARVSQTVGASENPTNFLLMHAMGPNVAGVIGSAVAAGYFMLIFGK, via the coding sequence ATGGAATTTATTAAGATTATAGGAACGATGATGCAGCAATCAGGCTTTGCTGCGTTGACATGGCAGCAGCTTGTGATGTTTGTCATCTCGTTCGTTTTAATTTATTTAGCAATCGTCAAACAGTTTGAACCGTTGCTGCTGTTGCCGATTGCTTTCGGTATGTTTTTGACGAATTTACCGTTAGCGGATTTGATGAAGGAAGCGGATCCTTGGTATGCATCCGGTGTACTTCGGATTATCTATAGCGGTATTAAAAGTAATCTGTTCCCATGTCTGATATTCATGGGAATAGGCGCCATGACTGATTTCGGACCGCTTATTGCCAATCCGATCAGTTTATTGCTTGGCGCGGCGGCTCAGTTCGGTATCTATATCACCTTTATGGCTGCAAGCGCTTTACCGATCTTTACGGCTAAGCAAGCCGCCGCCATTGCCATCATCGGTGGAGCTGATGGTCCTACGTCTATTTATATTGCAAATAACTTGGCTCCCGAACTGCTGGCACCTATCGCCGTTGCAGCGTATTCGTATATGGCTTTAATTCCGTTGATTCAGCCGCCGATTATGAAGTTGTTAACCACCAAAAAAGAACGGGCTGTTAAGATGAAGCAGCTACGGAAGGTGAGCAAGACCGAAAAAATTGTATTCCCAATCGGAACTGTTTTATTTACTGCGCTGTTGCTGCCGTCGGTTGCTCCGTTGCTCGGTATGCTGATGTTGGGCAATATCTTTAGAGAGTCCGGTGTCGTACAGCGCTTGTCCGATACGGCGCAAAACGCTTTGATTAACATTGTTACGATCATGCTCGGTGTTACGGTCGGCGCTACCGCTAATGGAGAATTGTTCCTACGGGTGCAAACGATTAGCATTATCTTTATGGGATTGTTTGCGTTCTGTATGTCTACCGTCGGCGGTATCTTACTCGGAAAACTCTTGTATGTTGTTACCGGCGGAAAAATCAACCCGTTAATCGGATCTGCCGGCGTTTCTGCGGTACCGATGGCTGCACGCGTTTCGCAGACGGTTGGGGCGTCCGAAAATCCGACGAACTTTCTGTTGATGCACGCAATGGGGCCGAATGTGGCCGGTGTTATCGGATCGGCGGTTGCAGCCGGTTATTTTATGCTGATTTTTGGCAAGTAA
- a CDS encoding biotin/lipoyl-containing protein, whose amino-acid sequence MNYVVTVNGERYEVEVERVGGASSSLSRRPPERVSRPVQAAPAAQPAAPAAPQPAAPAPASSGAGNSIVSPMPGTVLDVKVKEGDSVSVNQVVVILEAMKMETEIVSEFAGTVSAVRVKKGDAVDTDTVLVELK is encoded by the coding sequence ATGAACTATGTAGTCACTGTGAATGGTGAAAGATATGAAGTTGAAGTAGAAAGAGTCGGCGGCGCATCGTCTTCCCTGTCAAGACGGCCGCCTGAGCGGGTATCCCGCCCTGTCCAAGCTGCTCCTGCAGCACAGCCTGCTGCCCCTGCGGCTCCCCAGCCTGCGGCACCGGCTCCTGCATCATCAGGTGCCGGCAATTCCATCGTAAGCCCGATGCCCGGTACTGTTCTTGATGTTAAAGTAAAGGAAGGCGATTCCGTTTCCGTAAATCAGGTGGTGGTTATATTGGAAGCCATGAAGATGGAAACCGAAATTGTGTCCGAATTTGCCGGTACGGTATCCGCAGTGCGAGTTAAAAAAGGAGATGCCGTCGATACGGATACGGTATTGGTAGAGCTTAAATAA
- the gctB gene encoding glutaconate CoA-transferase subunit B: protein MAKNYKNYTNKEMQAITIAKTIKDGQIVIVGTGLPLIGASLAKRIFAPNCKLIVESGLMDCAPIEVPRSVGDNRLMAHCGVQWPNVRFIGFEANEWLNDNDRMIAFIGGAQIDPYGNVNSTCIGDYHNPITRFTGSGGANGIATYSNTVIMMQHEKRRFIDKIDYITSAGWGDGAGGRERLGLPGNRGPIAVVTDRGILKFDDKTKRMYLAGYYPTSSPEDVLENTGFDLDVSKAVLLEAPNEDVIKMIREEIDPGQAFIKVPVEE, encoded by the coding sequence ATGGCGAAGAATTATAAGAATTATACCAATAAAGAGATGCAGGCGATTACAATCGCGAAGACCATTAAAGACGGTCAAATCGTTATTGTAGGGACGGGCCTTCCTTTAATCGGAGCCTCGTTGGCAAAACGGATTTTTGCTCCGAATTGCAAGCTGATTGTAGAAAGCGGTTTGATGGACTGCGCTCCGATCGAAGTACCGCGCAGCGTCGGCGATAACCGGCTGATGGCTCACTGCGGAGTGCAATGGCCGAATGTCCGCTTTATCGGGTTTGAGGCAAATGAATGGCTCAACGATAACGACCGTATGATCGCCTTTATCGGCGGTGCTCAGATTGACCCCTACGGAAACGTAAACTCAACCTGTATCGGCGACTATCACAACCCCATTACCCGCTTTACCGGTTCCGGCGGTGCAAACGGTATCGCAACTTACTCAAACACCGTTATTATGATGCAGCATGAAAAACGCCGCTTTATCGACAAAATCGACTATATTACCAGCGCAGGCTGGGGCGACGGTGCAGGCGGCCGCGAAAGACTCGGCCTCCCCGGAAACAGAGGCCCGATTGCCGTTGTTACCGACCGCGGTATCCTCAAATTTGACGATAAAACCAAGCGGATGTACTTAGCGGGATATTATCCGACTTCTTCCCCCGAAGATGTACTGGAAAATACCGGCTTTGACCTCGATGTCTCCAAAGCAGTGTTATTGGAAGCGCCGAATGAAGACGTCATCAAGATGATCCGCGAGGAAATCGACCCCGGACAGGCATTTATCAAAGTTCCTGTCGAAGAGTAA
- the gctA gene encoding glutaconate CoA-transferase subunit A encodes MSKVMSLHDAIKTYVKSGDVLCFGGFTTNRKPYAAVNEILRQGLGDFVGYSGPAGGDWDMLIGEGRVKAFINCYIANSGYTNVARRFRHEIEKNKKMLLEDYSQDVLMLMLHASSLGLPYLPVRLMQGTDLVNKWGISKEERAKDPRLPNDKLIEMDNPFNPGEKVVAVPVPRLDTAIIHVQKASIEGTCSIEGDEFHDVDIAIAAKKCIVTCEELVTEEEIRRDPSKNSIPEFCVDAVVHTPYGAHPAQCYNYYDYDANFFKMYDSVTKTEEDFKAYLNEWVYGVKDHNEYIDKLGASRLAKLHVVPGFGYAAKLVKEDK; translated from the coding sequence ATGAGTAAGGTTATGTCATTGCATGATGCAATTAAAACGTATGTAAAATCGGGAGACGTGCTTTGTTTCGGCGGTTTTACGACAAACCGTAAGCCTTATGCGGCGGTAAATGAGATTTTACGGCAAGGATTAGGCGATTTTGTCGGGTATTCCGGCCCTGCAGGCGGCGACTGGGATATGTTGATCGGTGAAGGAAGGGTAAAGGCCTTTATTAACTGTTATATTGCAAATTCCGGCTATACGAATGTAGCGCGCCGTTTCCGCCACGAAATAGAAAAAAACAAAAAAATGCTGCTGGAAGACTATTCGCAGGATGTTTTAATGCTGATGCTCCATGCTTCATCTCTCGGTCTCCCGTATCTGCCGGTACGGCTGATGCAGGGTACCGACTTAGTAAATAAGTGGGGAATTAGTAAGGAAGAACGTGCAAAAGATCCTCGTCTTCCTAACGATAAATTGATAGAGATGGACAATCCCTTTAACCCCGGCGAAAAAGTGGTTGCCGTACCGGTGCCGCGCTTGGACACCGCAATTATCCACGTGCAGAAGGCTTCTATCGAAGGGACATGCTCTATTGAGGGCGATGAATTCCACGATGTCGATATCGCAATTGCCGCAAAAAAATGTATCGTAACCTGCGAAGAACTCGTAACCGAAGAAGAAATCAGAAGAGATCCCAGCAAGAACTCAATTCCCGAATTCTGCGTCGATGCAGTTGTTCACACTCCCTACGGTGCTCATCCCGCTCAGTGCTATAACTATTATGATTATGATGCGAACTTCTTCAAAATGTACGACAGCGTTACCAAGACCGAAGAAGATTTTAAAGCGTACCTGAATGAGTGGGTATACGGCGTAAAAGATCACAATGAGTATATCGATAAGTTAGGCGCGAGCAGATTGGCGAAGCTCCATGTTGTGCCGGGCTTCGGCTATGCGGCAAAGCTTGTGAAGGAGGATAAGTAA
- a CDS encoding 2-hydroxyacid dehydrogenase, whose translation MKIIFYGVRDVERPIFEAVNKKFGYEMTLIPEYLTDEATARKAAGHDVVVLRGNCFATKERLDIYKELGVKYVMTRTVGVNHIDIPYAKELGFKTAYVPFYSPNAIAELALTLAMTLLRNVTYTGNKTKDKNFIVDKQMFSREVRNCTVGVLGLGRIGMTAAKLFKGLGANVIGFDIFPKTGVEDIVTQMSMDEVLAKSDIITLHAPYIKENGKIITKEAIAKMKDNVILINTGRGELVDTDALVEALESGKIYAAGIDTLDNEVEIFFKDFKGKTLPVPAFEKLINMYPKVIITPHIGSYTDEAALNMIETTFDNIKEYVETGDCKNKIQ comes from the coding sequence ATGAAGATTATTTTTTACGGCGTGCGCGATGTCGAGCGGCCTATCTTTGAAGCAGTAAATAAGAAATTCGGGTATGAAATGACGCTAATTCCCGAATATCTAACCGATGAAGCTACTGCAAGGAAAGCCGCCGGACATGACGTTGTCGTATTACGCGGAAACTGCTTTGCGACAAAAGAGCGGCTGGACATTTATAAAGAGCTCGGTGTTAAATATGTAATGACCAGAACGGTCGGTGTTAATCATATTGATATACCGTATGCAAAAGAGCTGGGTTTTAAAACCGCGTATGTACCGTTTTATTCTCCGAATGCGATTGCGGAATTGGCGTTAACCTTAGCAATGACACTGCTGAGAAACGTTACCTATACCGGTAACAAGACAAAAGATAAGAACTTTATTGTCGATAAGCAGATGTTCTCACGTGAAGTACGGAATTGCACGGTCGGCGTACTCGGTTTGGGACGAATTGGTATGACAGCGGCTAAACTGTTTAAAGGTTTAGGCGCCAATGTCATCGGTTTTGATATTTTCCCGAAAACCGGTGTAGAAGACATCGTAACGCAGATGTCGATGGATGAAGTACTGGCAAAATCCGATATTATTACGCTCCATGCTCCGTATATCAAAGAAAACGGTAAGATTATCACCAAAGAAGCAATCGCGAAGATGAAGGATAACGTTATTCTTATTAATACGGGACGAGGAGAACTTGTCGATACCGATGCATTGGTCGAGGCGCTGGAAAGCGGAAAAATCTATGCTGCGGGTATCGATACCTTGGACAACGAGGTTGAAATCTTCTTTAAAGATTTTAAAGGTAAGACTTTGCCTGTTCCCGCATTCGAAAAATTGATCAATATGTATCCTAAGGTTATTATTACGCCGCATATAGGTTCTTATACCGATGAGGCTGCCTTAAATATGATCGAAACAACCTTTGATAACATAAAAGAATATGTCGAAACGGGAGACTGTAAGAACAAAATTCAGTAA
- a CDS encoding acyl-CoA carboxylase subunit beta, translated as MGDYSMPNYFQNMEQVGKALAHIDEENEKLIKDVEEEIGKLIDEIHEAGTPTEAINEKGQMTALQRVADLIDEGTWCPLNSLYNPQDFETATGIVKGLGRINGKWAVIVASDNKKIVGAWVPGQAENLLRASDTAKCLRIPLVYVLNCSGVKLDEQEKVYANRRGGGTPFYRNVELQQLGVPVIVGIYGTNPAGGGYHSISPTILIAHEKANMAVGGAGIVGGMNPKGYIDQEGAEQIIEASKKSKGVDVPGTVSIHYNETGFFREVYSDEIGVLDGIKKYMDYLPAYNLEFFRVDEPREPALDPNDLYSILPMNQKKIYNIYDIIGRLVDNSEFSEYKKGYGPEMVTGLAKVDGLLVGLVANFQGLLLKYPEYKEGAVGIGGKLYRQGLMKMNEFVTLCARDKIPIIWLQDTTGIDVGNDAEKAELLGLGQSLIYSIQNSNIPQMEVTLRKGTAAAHYVLGGPQGNDTNAFSLGTAATEINVMNGETAATAMYCRRLVKDKDAGKDLTPTIEKMNKLINEYKEKSVPQYCAKTGMVDEIVNLYDLRAYMVAFTNSVYQNPKAICAFHQMLLPRAIREYNTFVKK; from the coding sequence ATGGGTGATTATTCGATGCCAAACTATTTCCAAAATATGGAACAAGTTGGAAAAGCATTGGCTCATATTGATGAAGAAAATGAGAAGCTGATTAAAGACGTTGAAGAAGAAATCGGCAAACTGATAGATGAAATTCACGAAGCAGGAACGCCGACGGAGGCTATCAACGAAAAAGGGCAGATGACTGCGCTGCAGCGGGTTGCCGACCTTATTGATGAAGGCACGTGGTGTCCGCTAAACAGTCTCTATAATCCTCAGGACTTTGAAACCGCAACCGGTATTGTTAAAGGCTTGGGACGGATTAACGGGAAGTGGGCGGTTATCGTTGCTTCCGACAACAAAAAAATCGTCGGTGCGTGGGTTCCCGGCCAAGCGGAAAATTTACTGCGGGCATCCGACACGGCGAAGTGTCTCCGCATTCCGCTCGTGTATGTATTGAACTGCAGCGGTGTTAAACTTGACGAACAGGAAAAGGTGTATGCGAACCGGCGCGGCGGCGGTACTCCGTTCTATCGGAACGTAGAGCTGCAGCAGTTGGGCGTTCCCGTCATTGTCGGTATCTACGGAACAAACCCTGCAGGCGGCGGTTATCACAGTATCAGCCCGACTATCCTGATTGCGCATGAAAAAGCGAATATGGCAGTCGGCGGCGCCGGCATTGTCGGCGGTATGAATCCCAAGGGGTATATCGACCAAGAGGGTGCCGAGCAGATTATTGAAGCAAGCAAAAAGTCCAAAGGTGTCGATGTCCCCGGAACAGTATCCATTCACTATAACGAAACGGGGTTCTTCCGCGAGGTATACAGCGACGAAATCGGCGTATTGGACGGTATTAAAAAGTACATGGATTACTTGCCTGCCTATAATTTGGAATTCTTCCGCGTAGACGAACCGAGGGAACCGGCGCTCGATCCGAACGATCTGTACTCGATTTTGCCGATGAATCAGAAAAAGATATACAATATCTACGATATTATCGGACGGTTGGTAGATAACAGCGAATTCAGCGAGTACAAGAAAGGATACGGTCCCGAAATGGTAACCGGACTTGCGAAGGTAGACGGACTTTTGGTCGGTCTTGTCGCCAACTTCCAGGGCTTGCTGCTGAAGTATCCCGAATACAAGGAAGGCGCAGTCGGTATCGGCGGTAAGCTTTATCGGCAGGGACTTATGAAGATGAATGAGTTCGTAACCCTCTGTGCCCGCGATAAGATTCCGATTATCTGGCTGCAGGATACTACCGGTATCGACGTCGGAAACGATGCGGAAAAAGCCGAGCTTTTGGGATTAGGTCAGTCGCTTATTTACTCCATTCAGAACTCCAATATCCCGCAGATGGAAGTTACGTTGCGGAAAGGTACTGCTGCTGCTCACTATGTATTGGGCGGGCCTCAGGGCAATGACACCAATGCATTCTCGCTCGGTACTGCGGCAACCGAAATCAACGTAATGAACGGCGAAACCGCTGCAACCGCGATGTATTGCCGGCGTTTGGTAAAAGACAAGGATGCAGGAAAGGATTTAACGCCTACCATTGAAAAGATGAATAAGCTGATCAATGAATACAAGGAAAAGTCCGTTCCGCAGTACTGCGCCAAGACCGGTATGGTGGACGAAATCGTTAATTTGTATGATCTAAGAGCGTATATGGTTGCATTTACCAATTCGGTATACCAGAATCCCAAAGCAATTTGTGCATTCCATCAAATGCTGTTGCCGCGGGCAATTAGAGAATACAATACGTTTGTAAAGAAATAA
- a CDS encoding OadG family transporter subunit, producing MITTEYISFVTSLLSSLLGLGIVFLSLIFLAIYVMIVSKVISGLEKKLPAKPQAAPATAASTAVNTKPAAGAEAVKVAVIAAAISEERREPLNSFVITNIKKL from the coding sequence ATGATTACAACAGAGTACATAAGCTTTGTTACAAGCTTGTTGTCATCTCTGCTTGGGCTTGGCATTGTGTTTTTATCTCTAATCTTCTTAGCGATTTATGTTATGATCGTTTCGAAAGTTATTTCAGGCTTAGAGAAAAAATTACCTGCTAAACCTCAAGCAGCCCCTGCAACAGCGGCATCTACAGCCGTAAATACGAAGCCTGCAGCGGGTGCCGAAGCGGTAAAAGTTGCGGTTATTGCTGCTGCGATCAGCGAAGAAAGGCGCGAGCCTTTAAATTCATTCGTAATTACGAATATTAAGAAACTATAA
- a CDS encoding sodium/glutamate symporter, giving the protein MERIVLKLGMFETLMVAVIAIYVGEFLRNKIPVLKKYCLPAAVVGGTLFALISLLLYSVNIFELNFDYKTVNQLFYCLFFAASGAAASLALLKKGGKLVIIFTVLAALLAALQNAAAISVGNLFHISPLISMMTGSIPMTGGHGNAASFAPIAVEAGATELQQWKSRSRQQPSV; this is encoded by the coding sequence ATGGAAAGAATTGTTTTAAAGTTGGGGATGTTCGAAACACTCATGGTTGCCGTTATCGCGATCTATGTAGGAGAGTTTTTGCGCAACAAAATCCCGGTATTAAAAAAGTATTGCTTGCCCGCTGCAGTTGTCGGTGGAACATTGTTTGCGCTCATTTCATTATTGCTTTATTCGGTTAATATTTTTGAACTTAATTTTGATTATAAAACGGTGAATCAGCTGTTCTACTGTCTGTTCTTTGCCGCAAGCGGAGCCGCAGCCAGTTTGGCACTGCTGAAAAAAGGCGGTAAGTTGGTTATTATCTTTACCGTATTGGCTGCATTACTTGCCGCGCTGCAGAATGCCGCTGCTATTTCGGTTGGAAATCTCTTTCATATCAGTCCGCTCATTTCCATGATGACCGGCAGTATTCCAATGACCGGCGGTCACGGAAACGCCGCTTCGTTTGCACCGATTGCTGTAGAAGCAGGCGCAACTGAACTGCAGCAATGGAAGTCGCGATCGCGGCAGCAACCTTCGGTTTGA
- the gltS gene encoding sodium/glutamate symporter, which yields MFTFTFDMYLTLGLAIILYLLGSGIKAKVGLLQKYYIPAPVIGGTLFSIIMLIGHNMGLFTFTFDGNLKNFFMVVFFTSVGFLASVSALKKGGIATLLFLAAAAVLCVVQDGIGVALAKVFGLNPGIGLAAGSIPLTGGHGTSGAFGPYLEERGVSGATVVAIASATYGLVAGCLIGGPIAKRLMEKNKLVCKEGNAKDAQQKAENEETLAQKATMTEKSFFKAACMIGISMGVGGLITPLIKKAGLSLPAYLIPMLIAAIMRNVVDSTSNKTPIDEIGIIGSVCLSFFLAIALMSMKLWELADLAIPLIVILLVQTVVMGLFAYFVTFNIMGRDYDAAVIATGHCGFGMGATPNAIANMEAFTSVNGFSTKAFLAIPLVGSLFIDFVNAFIIQTFTSIFVG from the coding sequence ATGTTTACATTTACGTTTGATATGTATCTAACGTTGGGGCTTGCTATTATACTGTACCTGTTGGGAAGCGGTATTAAAGCAAAAGTCGGGCTTTTGCAGAAGTACTACATTCCTGCGCCGGTTATCGGAGGAACACTGTTCTCGATTATAATGTTGATAGGCCATAATATGGGACTATTTACATTTACTTTTGACGGGAACTTAAAGAATTTCTTCATGGTTGTGTTCTTTACCAGCGTCGGATTCTTAGCAAGTGTTTCCGCATTGAAAAAGGGCGGTATCGCCACCCTGCTGTTCTTAGCAGCAGCTGCTGTTCTTTGTGTTGTACAGGATGGTATCGGTGTTGCATTAGCGAAGGTGTTCGGACTTAACCCCGGTATCGGTTTGGCAGCAGGTTCTATCCCGCTGACCGGCGGACATGGAACGTCGGGCGCTTTCGGTCCTTATTTGGAAGAACGGGGCGTTTCAGGCGCTACGGTTGTCGCAATCGCTTCGGCAACCTACGGTTTGGTTGCAGGGTGTTTAATCGGCGGGCCGATTGCAAAACGCCTTATGGAAAAGAATAAGCTGGTATGCAAAGAGGGAAATGCAAAAGATGCTCAACAGAAAGCGGAAAACGAAGAGACTCTCGCTCAAAAAGCTACGATGACCGAGAAATCCTTCTTTAAAGCAGCCTGTATGATCGGTATTTCAATGGGTGTCGGCGGCCTTATCACTCCGCTTATTAAAAAAGCAGGATTGTCTTTACCCGCATATCTTATTCCGATGCTTATTGCCGCTATTATGCGTAACGTTGTCGACTCAACTTCAAACAAAACTCCTATCGATGAAATTGGGATTATCGGAAGTGTATGTCTTTCCTTCTTCTTGGCTATCGCATTGATGTCGATGAAGTTGTGGGAATTGGCAGACTTGGCGATTCCGCTTATCGTAATCCTGTTAGTACAGACCGTTGTTATGGGATTGTTTGCCTATTTCGTAACCTTCAATATTATGGGACGGGACTACGATGCTGCTGTTATTGCAACCGGACACTGTGGCTTCGGTATGGGGGCTACCCCGAACGCGATCGCAAACATGGAAGCGTTCACTTCAGTAAACGGTTTCTCGACAAAGGCTTTTTTGGCTATTCCGCTCGTAGGTTCACTGTTTATCGATTTTGTTAATGCGTTTATCATTCAGACCTTTACCAGTATTTTTGTCGGGTAG